DNA sequence from the Thauera sedimentorum genome:
CGCGCGCAGCTTCCACGATTTCCACACCCTGCCGCTTGACCGCGAACGCCTGCGCATGACCCTCGGGCATGCGCACGGCAAGGCGGTGATCTCGCGTGCCGCGGCGGAGTTCCCGCAACACCCCGGCCGCTTCGGCATGACCGGCAGCAGCGACAGGATGCAGGCACTCTTCCGGCAGATCGAGCGTATCTCCACGGTGGATGCACCGGTGCTGATCGGTGGCGAGTCCGGCAGCGGCAAGGAACTGGTCGCGCGCGCCATCCATTCGCATTCGGATCGCAAGAACGGCCCCTTCATTGCCATGAACTGCGGCGCGATCCCGCCCAACCTGATCCAGTCCGAGCTCTTCGGCCACGAGCGCGGCGCCTTCAGCGGCGCCCACCAGCGCAAGATCGGCAACATCGAGGCGGCCAACGACGGCGTGCTCTTCCTCGACGAGATCGGCGACCTGCCACTGGATCTGCAGGCCAACTTCCTGCGCTTCCTGCAGGAGCACACCATCGTGCGGGTAGGCTCGACCGAACGCGTGCGGGTCAACGTGCGCATCCTCGCGGCGACCCATGTCGACCTGCATCGTGCGGTGGGCGAAGGCCGCTTCCGCGAAGACCTCTTCTACCGGCTCAACGTGGTCCATCTCAAGGTGCCGGCGCTGCGCGAACGCAGCGACGACATCACCCTGCTCGCCGATACGATCTTCAACGACAACATCCACCAGAAGGCACCGCAGGTGCGGGGCTTCAGTTCGGAAGCGCTGCGCGCCATGCAGGAATACCCCTGGCCGGGCAACGTGCGCGAGCTGATCAACCGCATCCAGCACGCGATGATCATGAGCGAAAACCGCCTGATCACCTCGGCCGACCTGGGCCTGCCACAGGCACAGCAGGAACCCGACACCCCCACGCTGGACGAGGCGCGGGCCTCGGTGGAGAAGGAGATCATCGTCAGCAACCTGCGCAAGTACCGCAACAACGTCTCCGAAGTCGCCCGCCAGCTGGGCGTCTCGCGCGTCACCCTGTACCGCATGATCGACCGCCTCAACATCGTTCTCTAGGGCCACGCCCGGCCCCTGCGCCGGCCGCCCCGTTCTAACAACAAGGGGAGAAACGAACATGACGAAGCCGGCACACAGCAACATCAACCATCTCGGCGGGGGGCTCGCGGGCGTCGCCCTGCTCGTTTGCGGCACTGCCGCCCTGGCGGCCGACAGCGACCCGGCCGCCGAATCTCCCGGCCTGCAGCGCCAGCTCGACGAACAGGCCGAGCAGATCCGTCTGCTCAGGGAGAACCTGCTGCGCCAGAGTCTGGCCATTACCGAACTGCGGCGCATGGTACAGATCGACCGGATCTCCGGCCGCGGCAGCGCGCCGGGCGATGCGGCGCGCGCCGCCCGCTACGACCTGGTCGCCCAGGCCTCGCCCGAGCAGCAGCAACCGGTCGGCCAGGCGCCCGAGCGCCGCGATGAGCGTCCGCCGGAAGTGGCGCCGATCTTCGAGCAACCCGGCGTGCTCACCCCGCCGGGCACCTGGATCCTGGAACCATCCTTCCAGTACAGCTATTCGTCCAGCAACCGCATCGCGCTGGTCGGGTACACGGTGATCCCGGCCATCCTCATCGGCCTGATCGACGTGCGCGAGGTCAAGAGCAATTCCTTTGTCGCCGCGCTGACCGTGCGTCGCGGCATCACCAATCGCTTCGAGCTGGAGGCGAAGGTGCCGTACGTCTATCGCACCGACACCAGCGTGAGCCGGGAAATCGCCGACGGGTCGGCGGTGGACCGGGTGTTCGACTCCGACGGCAAGGGCCTCGGCGACATCGAGATCACCGGCCGCTACCAGCTCAACGACGGCGGTTTCGACAAGCCCTACTACATCGCCTCGCTGCGGCTGAAAACGCGCACCGGCAAGGACCCGTTCGAGGTCGAGACCAACCGCACCCTGCCGGGCGGGCGCGGCACCGGGCTGATGACCGAACAGCCGACCGGGTCCGGCTTCTACACCCTGACGCCGGGCCTGACCGTGCTGCTGCCTTCGGACCCGGTGGTGTTCTTCGGCGGCATCAGCTACCAGTACAGCTTCAAGCGCTCCAACGTGTCGCGCAAGACCGACTCCGAGGAGGGTTCCGAGTTTCTCGGCGACGTCCAGCCCGGTGGCGCCTTCGGCTTCAACTTCGGCATGGGGCTGGCGCTCAACGAGCGCTCCTCGTTCAGCATCGGCTACGACCACCTGTCGGTGGGCAAGGTGAAGATCAACGGCAGCACCGCACCGACTTCGGTGCGGGTGCAACTCGGCACCCTGCTCCTCGGCTACTCCTACCGGATGCGCGACGGCCAGACCCTGAACCTGTCGCTCGGCGCGGGGCTGACCCGCGACACGCCGGACCTGCAACTCACCCTGCGGATGCCGCTGACGCTCTGAACTGGCGACGTGGTACGCCTGCGCTCAGCGCAGGCGCATTACGTCGCGCATCGATTCGCCCAGGCGCTGGGCGCGCAGCAGTTCCATGCTGTTGACGGTGACGTCTATCGTGGTGACGGTGCGGATCTGCTGGTTGTCCAGCGAGTTCTGGATCACCGTAGCCAGCGCCGAAGTGGACAAGGCGTTGCCCACCAGGGTGTTGTTGGGGCCGTTCTGGATCACCGCCAGCGTGCTGCCCAGGGCAGGCAGGGCGGCCGCATCGATGCTGCCGCCGGTGAGCTTGCCCAGGTCCGCCACGGTAAGCCGGGTGGCGTTGGCCAGTTCGCCGTTGATATACACCAGCCGCTCCAGGCCGAAGCTGAGCTTCAAGCCTCCCGGCATCTCGAAGCCGCCGCGCATCTCGTCCAGGGCATGCTCGTCGACCGCCTTGAGCGCCACCCCCGCCACCTGCACCGGCTCGCCGCCACCGGCCTGCATCCCCGCCCAGGGGTCGCCCACCGGCCGTTCGGCGTGATCGACCGACAGGTCGCCATACCAGTAGGACACCGCATCCGCCCCTTCAATCTCGTCCGTCGGCCCCGGCCAGGTCTCGCGCGCGTGCTGCGCCATCCGCTCCACGTAGGCGGCCAGTTCCGCGTCCCGCGCGAGAACCGGATGCACCTGCAGGCGGTGCTCTGCATTGTCCGCAGAGGCCACGGCCGTCGCAGCCGGGGCCAGATCGGCCCACTCGCGTTCGACCACTTCGGCGGGCGGACCCTCGCGCCCGGAGAGCTCGGACCAGCTCCGCTCCACCACCTGTGCCGGCGGGTCGCTCCGCCCGGCAAACTCCGACCAGCTGCGCTCGACCACCTCGACTGCGCGCACGGTGAAATCCGACCAGCTCAACTCCACGACCGGCGTGCCGCCATCATTCGCCAGCACCTCACCACGCGGCACGTCGCAGCCGTGGCTGCTCATGTCCAGCGGCCAGTCGGCAATGGCCAGCAACTCGGCCGGCGGCGACTGCTCGCACAGGGCAGGGTTGAACGGCGGCGTGGCGACATCGCCCCGCGACACGCCGAGACCTGCCAGCGAGAGCGCGATCAATCCGGCCAGTGAGCTGTATCGGGGCATGATCGGTTCGTCCTGTGCGCGCGTCAGAAATCCATCGGGCCACGGCGGAACAGCAGCACGTCGGCCAGTCCGCCGCCACGTCCTGCGTTGCTCCCGATCGGCGCGCGGGGACGGATGGCCCAGTCCTCCTCGCGGTTGAACTGGGCGAGCTCCACTCTGCCCATGACCACCAGCAGGATGCCGTTGGTCCAGAACCTGCCGAAGTCCTCCCTCGACAGCACGCGCGTGCCGACGGCCGGATCGCCGAGCACCACGGTGTCCTCGCGTACGCCCTTGATGACGACGAAGTGCGAGTAGCCGTTCTCGTTGATCAGCGCGATGGCCGGCACGTTCGCCTGCACCAGTTGATCCAGCCCGGCCTCGACACCGGCGGCCGGGAAGCCCATGTTGTCCAGGTACTGCTTCATGTCCAGCATGGAGAAGCCCTCCTGGCGGATCTTCGCCTGGTTGCCACGCTCGAACATGTGCTGAAAGACCTGCTCTTCGCCGACCTTGAAGCCGTAGTGATGGGTCAGCAAGGTGGCCACCGCCGCGGAGCCGCAACTGAAGTCGTACTGCTGGTGCATGGTATGCACGTAGCGCGCGCCCTTCATGGTGGTCACCGGCACCGCATACGCCACGCCTGCCGGCGAGAGGAGCTGGGGCGATTCGGCGTGAACCGCCCCGCCCGACAGAACGAACACCACACAGCCGGCGATCGCGGAACAGGTGCGCTGGATCGCTCTCATGGCCGCTTTCCTCAGTTCAACTCGACATTGAGGATCACCGCGTTCTGGATCAGCACGCCATTGCCGGTGTTCTGGATAAGCATCGGCATGCCGGCGGTGTTGCCGAACGACCCGTCCGACACGATGTTGTGCCCGGTCACCAGATCCGAGGCGCTGACCTCGCTCACCGTGCCGGAAGCAATGATCTTGCTCAGTGTGCTGTCGGCACCGCCGCGCAGGCCGTCCAGCCTGGCATCGTCGATTGCGGCCTGGGCGGCAAACACACCGGTCGTACTGCCCACTACCTTGTCCGCCTGCACGAACTCGTCCGTCTCGGCCCACGCAGGCACGCTGTGCACCACCAGCCCGCTTATCGCAACGGCCAGCGTCAGCATCGGAATAATCCCTTTCATGGCGCCACTCCCGCGCTGGTTGCACCGCACGCCGGGGGGCGGATGCCCCCCGGTTCGAGCTACGGCTTACCTGACGTTCAGGTTCGCCTGCACGTTGGCGCTTTGCTGGACCAGCGAACCGATGCCGGTGTTCTGGGCATTGATGATGATGCCCGCACCGTTGGTGAAGCTGCCGCTGATGGTGTTGGACATGTTGAAATGCCCCGCATCCACCGTGACGGTTCCGCCTGCACCACCGGCACCGCCGGTACCGCCCTGGCCCGCACCACCGGTTGCGTTGCCGGCGGTGTTGGTACCACCATCACCACCGTTGCCCGCGGTGTTGCCGCCACCACCCGCGCCGCCGGCGCCACCGGCACCGCCGGTCGCGTTGCCGTTGGTCGCGTCGCCGGTGGTCGCAGAGCCGCCTGCACCGCCGTCACCGGCGTTGTTGGTCGCCGCACCGCCGTCGCCAGCGCTCGCAGTGGCCATGCCGCCAGTCGAGTTGGCATCGCCGGTGGTGGCTGCGCCGCCGTTGGCGGTGCCGGCTCCGCCGGTACCCGTACCTGCGCCAGCCGTCGAGTTGGCGCCGCCGGAGGTGGCCGCACCACCGGTCGCAGTGCCCGCGCCACTGGTCGCGGTGGCGGCCTGGGTGTTGCTGCCGCTGGTGGCACTGGCCGCACCGGAAGTGCCGCCGGTCACCGTACCGGCGTCGCCATTGCCGGCCGCACCAGCGGTCGCCGTTCCGGTGTTGGAACCTGCGGTTGCAGTAGCAGCACCGCCACTCGACTCAGGGTCGTCGCAGCAGGCATTGCTAGTAGCGTTCCCCCCCATGGCTGCAGCACCGGCCATACCGCCATCCCCGCCACTACCATCGGATTTCGCTCCGCCAGCCTTGCTAGCGGCGTCAACGGAACCGCTCGTAGCCTTGTCCGATGCGTATGCACTCCCGCCATCTGCGCCTGCTTTGCCGCCGGAGGCATAGTCTTTCGAGAAGGCGTCACCGCCGGAACCCTTGGCGTTGCCGCCGTCCGCCCCGGCCTTGCCACCATCCGCGTAGTTCTTCGAGTAGGCATCGCCGGCATAGGCTTTCGCATCGCCACCATCGGCACCCTTGGCCTTGCTGGCGTTGCCACCATCACCGCCGTTGGCGCCCTTGGCCTTGCCGGTCGTCGCGTCGCCGACCTTGGCCCAGCCGCCGTCATCACCATCACCGCCATTGCCACCATGAGCGTGACCACCGTCACCACCGGAGCCGCTGGCATCGCCACCATAAGCGTTACCGCCGTCGCCGCCATAGGCCTTGCCGCCGTCGCCGCCGTTGGCATCCCCCTTGTTGAACGCGCTGTTGCCCAGGCCGTGGACATAGATCTTGGTCACCATGCCTTCGAGCTTGGACAGCGCCACCACCGAGGTCTTGTTGAAGGCATCGGTCACGCTGCTCGACGCGGTCGCACCGTTGTTCGCCGCGGCCGAGCCCAGCGCCCAGGCGGCGGCCTCGCCATTGTTGTCGCGGTTGTCGCCCGCGCTGCTGTTGTTGCCTTGGTCGGAGTTGTTGTTCTGGTTGATGGTGGAGTACTCGTTGGCCTGCGGACTGCCGTCTCCACTCATGGTGTTTTCCGCGGTCGCCGTCTGGTTGTTGGTATCAACCACCTCGAGCACGGTATTGGTGGGGTTCGCCAACGCCTGGCCGGACAGGCCGAACGCGAGCGCCACCGCACTGGAAATCAAGGTCCGTTTCATCTCTCGTTCCCCTTCAGATCCTGGGACGGACACCACGCCCCTCCCGGTCCCGCTTTACCGCAAGCACCATGCCAAACCGGAAAAGTGGATATAAGTATCTGTTTTTTCGTCACTTCTTTGAATTCAGCAATGTAAGGCGAACGCCCTGAACCGGGTATCTGTACAGATTGCGTACACCACGCCCTGCATCGCTCACCGAACCGCGTACGGGAGTCTTATTTTTTCGCGTTTATTCAGTAACTTGCGCCACCAAATGGGTACACGGGGGTGCTTCCGATCTGATACAGATGCACCGCATCGTGCGGACGGCAGGGACAAAAAAAGAGGCAGGCCTTGGGCCTGCCTTGAAGCGGCACTTGGTTCCCTTCGGTTACTGGGTCACGGGCCCTGCCGTGCTGCGGATCGCCAGGTTGGCCTGGACGTTCGCGCTCTGCTGGACCATCGCCCCCATCGCGGTGTTCTGCGCGTTGATCAGGATGCCCGCACCGTTGGTGAAACTCGCGCTGGAGCTGTTGGACATGTTGAAGTGCCCGGCCGTGGCCATCACGCTGCCGCCGTTGCCACCGGCACCGCCTGTACCGCCCTGGCCGCTTCCGCCGGTCGCGGCGCCTGCGGTGTTCATGCCGCCGCTACCGCCGGCACCGCCGACATTGTCGCCACCACCTGCACCGCCGGCACCGCCGGCACCCGCCATCGCGTCGCCGTTGGTGGCATTGCCGGACGTCGCCACGCCACCGGCGCCGCCTGCACCCGCGGTATTGGTCGCACTGCCACCGGCGCCGCCGGTGGAGTCGGCATTGCCCGCACTGGCGGTCGCCGCACCGGTTGTCGCCGCGCCAGCGGTCGAGCTGGCTTCACCGCCGGTACCGTTGCCGTCGCCCGCATTTGCAGTGGCGCCGGCCGAGCTGGCCGCACCGCCGGTGGCGCTGGCCTCACCGCCGGTTGCCTCGGCCGTCTGGCTGTTGCCGCCGCTCGTGCTGGTGGCATCGCCCGCGGTGCCGCCGACCACGTTGCCGCCGTTGCCGGCACCGCCCGCTCCGCCACTGGCCATGGCGTCGTTGGTGCCGCCCATGGCATCGGCCGCGCCGCCGTTGCTCAGTACCGCCGGCGTCTCACCGTTGGTCGGCGTTTCGGGCGTGCAGCAGCCGCTCGCGTCGGCATTGGCGCCCTTGGCCTTGGCCCAGGCGCTGCCACCGTCTCCACCGCTGCCGTCGCTATAGCCTCCGCCGGCGTAGGAGCCTGCCTTGGCCCCGCCGGTATAGGCTTGCTCGTAGGCCTTGGCATTGCCGCCGTCGGCATAGCCATTACCGCCATCGGCCGCATCCGCAGCCTTGGCGTCGCCACCGTAGCCGCCGCCGTAACCACCGTCGGAGTAGGCATTGCCGCCATCGGCCGAGTTGCCGGCCTTGGCATCGCCGCCGGCTGACATGGCGTTGCCGCCTTCACCGCCGGACGCCTTGCGCGCATTGCCGCCATCGCCGCCATTGGCACCCTTGGCGTAGCCGGTCTTGGCATCATCGACCCAGGCCTTGCCACCCTCACCGCCATCACCGCCATTGCCGCCATGGGCATGGGCGCCATTGCCGCCGTAACCGTCGGCATCGCCACCCGCAGCCTTGCCACCGTCACCGCCTACCGCCGTTCCACCATCGCCACCGTTTGCATTACCGTAGTTCCGTACGCTGTTGCCGAGGTCATTGGCCTTGATCCGGGTCACCACGCCATGGAGCTTGGACACCGCCACGGCCTTGGAGGTGTTGAACACGTCGCTGAGCGAGGCGGTGGCCATGCCGCCGTTGTTCGCTGCGGCCGCTCCCTTGCCCTCTGCGAGCGCCTTGCCGAGATTGTCGCGGTTGCTGCCGGTGCTGCTGTCGTTGTTCTGGTTCGAGTTGTCGTCGGCATGGATCTGCGAAAACTCATTGGCCTGCGGACTGTTGTTGCCCGTCATCGAAGAGACGGCCGAGGCTTCCTGAGTATTCGCCCCCCCAACCGAACTGACCGTATTGGTCGGGTTCGCCCACACCTGGCTGCCGGCCATGCCGAAAGCCAATGCGAGCGCACTTGAGAGTAGCGTGCGTTTCATAGCGTCTTCCCCTTCAGAGATCGGAACCGGACGCCGTGCCCAGCCCGGTGACGCCCCGCCGCAAGCCTTGTGCCATCTCGACCGAAATGGCCGTATCGATATGTTTTTT
Encoded proteins:
- a CDS encoding sigma-54 dependent transcriptional regulator, with the protein product MSKRKGLLLDQQGTISAAVQRLGFTDWDFLTLDNLDAARKALSGRPPLVGLVVFDSARSWPARQLESLISRHQIEWIAILERSLMQDGDLAPLVARSFHDFHTLPLDRERLRMTLGHAHGKAVISRAAAEFPQHPGRFGMTGSSDRMQALFRQIERISTVDAPVLIGGESGSGKELVARAIHSHSDRKNGPFIAMNCGAIPPNLIQSELFGHERGAFSGAHQRKIGNIEAANDGVLFLDEIGDLPLDLQANFLRFLQEHTIVRVGSTERVRVNVRILAATHVDLHRAVGEGRFREDLFYRLNVVHLKVPALRERSDDITLLADTIFNDNIHQKAPQVRGFSSEALRAMQEYPWPGNVRELINRIQHAMIMSENRLITSADLGLPQAQQEPDTPTLDEARASVEKEIIVSNLRKYRNNVSEVARQLGVSRVTLYRMIDRLNIVL
- a CDS encoding acetate kinase, translated to MTKPAHSNINHLGGGLAGVALLVCGTAALAADSDPAAESPGLQRQLDEQAEQIRLLRENLLRQSLAITELRRMVQIDRISGRGSAPGDAARAARYDLVAQASPEQQQPVGQAPERRDERPPEVAPIFEQPGVLTPPGTWILEPSFQYSYSSSNRIALVGYTVIPAILIGLIDVREVKSNSFVAALTVRRGITNRFELEAKVPYVYRTDTSVSREIADGSAVDRVFDSDGKGLGDIEITGRYQLNDGGFDKPYYIASLRLKTRTGKDPFEVETNRTLPGGRGTGLMTEQPTGSGFYTLTPGLTVLLPSDPVVFFGGISYQYSFKRSNVSRKTDSEEGSEFLGDVQPGGAFGFNFGMGLALNERSSFSIGYDHLSVGKVKINGSTAPTSVRVQLGTLLLGYSYRMRDGQTLNLSLGAGLTRDTPDLQLTLRMPLTL
- a CDS encoding C39 family peptidase: MRAIQRTCSAIAGCVVFVLSGGAVHAESPQLLSPAGVAYAVPVTTMKGARYVHTMHQQYDFSCGSAAVATLLTHHYGFKVGEEQVFQHMFERGNQAKIRQEGFSMLDMKQYLDNMGFPAAGVEAGLDQLVQANVPAIALINENGYSHFVVIKGVREDTVVLGDPAVGTRVLSREDFGRFWTNGILLVVMGRVELAQFNREEDWAIRPRAPIGSNAGRGGGLADVLLFRRGPMDF